A window of Oryza glaberrima chromosome 2, OglaRS2, whole genome shotgun sequence genomic DNA:
aaaagaaaacacACCCCGAATCAACTCTTCATCacatttctgaatttctgaatctGTTCTTCAGAAATCACATTTCTGAATCTCGTCTTTTTATTGAACGAAAATGCTGGttacttttgtaaaaaaaattttataggaaagtcgcttaaaaaaattatattaatatattttttaattagttttagttaatacttaattaattatatgataaTAAGCTGTTTCATTTTTCGTGCCGGATGGATAGGCCCagccttagagcaggtacaatgcGGGCTATTAGCCaaccataaatatattttaatgaaataaaaGATTAGAgtgaagagcagcgggctaaagatctgtagccagctgcagcacagactccaagacgcaatgtgtatatgacaggtgggaccatatgttaatagtatagtaaacattattgtatgaattagctattagatcgactatagataaattagagctagtagttggctctagttaaacttgctcttatgggGAAACACCCCCTTAGGTTGTCAAAAACTCTAGGCCAACGCTTCTCCAGCCTAGGCCAGATCCGAGGGCCTTGCATCATGCCACTGAACGAGAATGGGATCGTCCGCGTCGTCAGGGAAGCAAAGCAACCAAcaggcgccgccatggccgaccaCCTCGCGAGCTTCAGCGTTTGCTTCCGGTTTCTCACCATCTGAAATTCTGTGGATGCTGCCGGCAACTGGCCTTCTGACAGGTGGTCCCCACTAGTCATACACACTAGCCCAGCTGACAGGTGGTCCCCACTAGTCATACACACTAACCCCAACTAACTGAGACATCCTCAACTGACTCAGCCTCCGAGATaagccgcgccgtcgccgccgcagaaACCGCAaaagccatcgccgccgccgtggccatggCAGCAGcatgctcctccgccgccttcctcgcctaCCCGGGCAGCCTAGGAGCAGGGCCCCGCCCCCTCCGCCTCTTCCGCGCAttcgcggcggcctcctcctccgggtcGGGGAGCAAGAAGAAGGCGAGGAAGTCCAAGGGCGCTGGGAACAAGGGGGAAGCCAGCGACGGTGGAGGCGgcaaggggaaggagaaggcgcTGGAGCCGCCGCCCTCGGTGATACGCCGCGCGCCGGCTGGGAGCGCGTCGGTGTTCCAGCAGCCGGAGCCGGGGTTcacccccggcggcggcggcggcgggaaggggccgacggaggaggagcggcggcagcggcaggccaACGAGAACGCCTTCCTCCTCGCATGGCTGGGGCTCGGCTTGATCATCCTCGCCGAGggcctcgcgctcgccgcctccggtaACGAAGcttagttttatttattttttttcaattaatatatTATCCTCTGCTTACAATTTTAGTGGTTCAACTTAACTGAACAACACTAGTCTGTAATTAACACTGAATGTCTGAACAGAAAAGAAATCGCGTTTCAGTAAGTAATCATTCAGTAAATGACCACACCTTTCTAGTGGAAATGCTGAATGTGGTGATCAGTGATGGAGGAATCGTCACATTTTCTGAACTAGTATATGCGTTTTCCATTCCTATCATGATATGTTGGTGTAATCATCTGAACTGAAGTGTGACATGATAATGATGGTACACGAAACAAAGTGAATGTAGCTTTACTTGCTCTAAATAAGAATTTTAAGTAGCACCAGATTTATTATGTGTTATTATAACAGAGTTGGAGTAGTTATCAACAAGTGacctaactttttttaaaaaagataatgaAGTGACCTAACTATTTACTGAGGATAATCTGAAATTTAGTGCTTTAGAACTGTGGAGCTTAGTGATCTTTGAGACTTTGAGCCTTATATCATAATGTTATGCAGGTTTCCTGCCAGAAGAATGGGACAGCTTTTTCGTGAAGTTCCTTTATCCATCGTTTACTCCTACGGTAATATTGTTTTTGGGCGGTACGGTCGGATATGGCGTCTTCAAGTACTTCGAAGGCGAGAAAAGCAATAGCTAGATGGCTGCACAAAGGTTGGACTCAAATATATTCATCTTCTGAATTTTGGCCCTATAGTTCtcccaaaagttttttttatcataggcTCACTGCCTCCAGCAATCATATATCTGACTGCTAGTTCTGTATATGCCTCTTTCACATCAATGCCATATTGCCATCTCTGTTCTTATGATCTTTGGAAtctaaaaccttttttttctgcaatatcgtattttcatttcttctccttttACCTTACCATAGATTGGCCATATTTTCATTTCAATGTAGATTTGGAAGGGAACATATTGTCTAACCGTCACATACCCCAATTTATTTGCAGGTGAGTAAAAGAATGAGGCGGGTTGAAACACGATTAGAGAGTAAATGGTTCATATTTGCCATGGTTAGAGTATTGACTATTACCATCGTAGCTGCACAAGACACCAGTCAGAGGCTTTGCGCAAATTGCAGTGCGACTGTGCAAATTACAAATTGTGCAATCATAggcaaatggaaaaaaaaactcaaatctaGAGTTTCCCGACATGATTTCGCAGACCATGCATATCGTGGTCAAGACAAGAGGATCATTGATAAATTCAGTTTCTTGAAGCAAGCAGGTGCAGAGAAGTTGTACCCTATTGTATGAGGCATCACACAAATCAGCGGCTGGGGAAGCTACGAGCTCTGGAACTCCCTGTCTGTCATCAGTGTCTAGTTCGTCTCTAGCTAGTTCTCTTGTACTTCTTGACTTGTTATTGTTGTTCAGGTCATCTAACTCCTGGGGTTTGTTCAGCGTGCAAGTCAATAAATTTGTATTGTGCTATTTTGTTAATGAAATGAAACGCGATCGTTTGGTTTGAATAATAATTTTGTAATTGAAGTGGTTCAGGTTTTGACATGAGTCAGCAGGGCAGGTGGGCAAGGAGGAGATCGAAGGATGCGGAGGACGAACGAGGTGGTGCAgcgcggcggagctccggcgatcGGCCGCCGCGCGATCGAGGCCGATGCGCACTTGTGACGGAGGCCACTGCAGGTGGGTCCTACTCTTGTGTGAGCCCACATGGCAGTGGGTTCGTCTTTTTACCCAAACGGGCCGCACCTATGCCTCGTTCCCGTTCCGGCCCAACAACGCGATACCGTTCTGGCCCAACAAGAACTGGCCGGAGGTGATCTCCGTCCGGACGCGCAAGAAGTCGGTTTCTTTTTTCTGCTTATCCcatttctagtttttttttttcctttcaaaaattatattaccatgtgaaaaataaactagcaagcAGGTAGAAGTCTGGCCTAGCCTACTTCTGCCACTCTGGCTACTGATCGATCTAAAAAATGTGCCTCGACACAGTTCATACGAAGACCAAAATTTGTGTAGCATCACCCTATTGTTCACTGATAGTAGTACACAATTCTGTAAATTGCTATAACACGCTCTGTCCACAAGCAAAATCATGTCCACCAAATATATAATATCCCAGTACACAATTAGGAAATagaaggaaaggaaaataaCTTATTGGTTATTATTACCCAAGGGGACAAACCTACACTACACCTGAAATTGAACAAGAAAAAACAGCCGTTGTACAGTAGTACAAGACGCCAATGGCTCTGAGCATCCAACTCCTTTTGTGTTTTAACTGTTTACATCAGGAAGTCCCTGGGGTCAGTGACGTATCCGGTGAGGGCTGAAGCCGCCGCGGTGAACGGCGAAGCCAGGTAGATCTGCCCTTCCTTGTGCCCCATCCTGCCGGGGAAATTCCTGTTCGTCGTCGACACACACACCTGCACCCAAATACGTTTTTGAAATCAGTTAATCAACAAAACCACTCGCATCAACAGGATATAATTTGGAGAACACTTGCAATTCCCTTTGCATTAAGGACTTCTTTTCATCACAAAATGGTCTACTAAGGGAGCATTTTCCTTTACTGATTATAGGTCTACCATAGTTATTCCCAAAAACAACGGCTTTAATTTGGACTAGCACCTATGATTACCCAACTAGTAATTAATATCGTAGCCAGCCACCAATAATGTGAAAGTAATTCAGATTTTTGTTGTCCCTTTAAATAGAGAACAAAATTCGTCCAGGGTGACGGTTCATGATACCTTATCTTTCAAGGAAGACATCTATAAATTCTACTATGTTGATAAAGTTCATACGAAACAACATTTCCTGTTTTACTGAAATATTTGGAGGCACTTACCATAGGTTCATTCATGCGAGCATATGTATCACGAGGACCACCCAAACAAGCACCGCAACTAGGGCTAGCTGGTGTATCACAACCAGCCTCCTCAAATATCTGTGAGCAAGTTTTGCCACCGGCTCCTGGTACAGGGATGCTATAAATGTCCATCCACACCTACATAGATTTAACATTCTTATTATTAAATCGAAACCACAGGATGATCATTTCAGTATGTGTTTGCTGTTTGCTGCATTTATCACCTTTTGTGTCGCCGGAACGAGAAAAGTGGGAACTTTAACCTTCTTCCCCTGCATTAATGAAAGCAATTTTAGTAAGTCAAGCAGCCATGGAGTAGTATGACTTGAGAATTACTGTAACATGATATTTAAGTTTGTATATAGAGAAATTGATTTAAATAAACAGGATGGATCAATATGCTTCAACAAATAGTGCTGGCTATAATTTGCAGTTACTGAGTCAATCAAGCTGGATGTCTATCACAGTAAGGCGGATGCTAGATCATTATAATCATAACTGATTAGCAGAAATTAACCTAACCATCTCCTATAAACACACAAACTTCCTCAGAACAACTCAACATATTGAATTCCAATCAAAACCCAACCCGATTTGATCATATAATACCGTAGCACATTAACCCTTTCAGCATTCAATGTTTAAAATATTCTAGATGTGCCTATTTAAACCAATATTCCCTTTCTGCATTGATTTCAGCTGCTCATGTACAAGGGACCAATGAGGTCAACTGAAGCCTGGTCCATATCAACACTCTTTGAGTCAGAACCTAACAACCCTAGATAGTAACAAATGGATACGAGCACAAACCATTGGCATTATCCTCCTCTTAAGTTCTAAAACATAATGAGTATCTCATAGTactaaataaacaaaatgactTGGGTCATATGTCACCAAGCCACAAGATTCAAGCCTCTTACCGAAGCTAAGAACACCTTCGCAGCAGCAAAGAAGTCCTCAGTTTTACCTCCAGTACAAGAACCGATATAGACCCGGTCAATCTTGACATCTTTGCACTCTCTTGCTAGAGCACGGTTGTCAGGTGAATGTGGCTGCAGGTCCACCAAAATAACAGCTTTGACTCTTTTGTATAATGAAATTGATGAGATTGCAAAAGATAACAGTAACTATATGAACAAACCTTGGCAACAACTGGCTCCAATTTGGATACATCAAACCGGTAGTCACTaacaaatctgaaaaaaatgtaGTGAAATCAAgtataagagagagagagacatcaACAGCTTATGCTTATGCGGTTTCAATTTAACTATTCAAAACATGACACAAACGGACCACAGTTTATCTACATAAGCTTATAGATCAACTAACCATACAGGAAAAAATAGAGTATAATTCATCTAAAAGAAGTGTATAATTGCACAAGGACAACCTAGTGTCACAAGTTATCACCTAGTAGGCTCTACATCATTGTGATAAGCTAAAGACgacaaagaaaacaaagaacCAGTTACCTTCATAATTATTTCTCTCCCTACATATAGCAATATGACATTCTTCTTTTCAGTTCAAGTACTCAATATCCAAATTTAGCTATAATATTTCTACATGATTGAAGCAACACGATCTGATACTTGAGAGCCTTGCTAATCTCCAGTGCAATCAGTTAGATTTCATTACCATGATATGCCTTCAGTGCAAAACCAGCAAATAGCAGTATTGATAAATAATATCATGAAGATGTGTACGGTAGGAATAGACTAGCTGAATGATCGGCATGcagcattttatttatgaaGTTTGAAAGTGATTAATATACAGCAAAAAATGGTGCTCTGTATTACAAAAAACTCTAGAAAATGCGCATATCGAAGTATTGAATAgtcaaaaggaaaagagaaggtATAGGCAATAATCACCTGGCCTGAGCATCACTATAGACAGGCTCGTATTCAACTGATGTCTTGCCCTGCAGTTACCAGGATGACCGATATGGAGTCATAATTATCATTATgtaaaagttagaaatttgttcTTGTAAATATTTCTTCTTATTCGAAGCTTAAGGATGTTGGGttgttttatttgcataaaaatatcGCTCATTTTATTACCAAGCATTTTAAAGGCCATTAAAGTACCTCAAGATAGTTAAATGTAGTTTGATCGGCAGGCACAACACCATTCTTGCCACCAGCTTCAATAACCATGTTGCACAGTGTCATTCGCTCTTCCATCTACCAAGTTTGCGGAAATATTAGGTTAAAAGCCATGAAAGATGAAAATAATTGATCAATCTAGTTATGAGCACGGAGCATACATTTAGACTTTCCACAGTTGATCCAACAAACTCCATGGATTTGTATGTTGCGCCAGATACAGAAATCTCACCAATAATCTGCAATTAGCAATTATTGAGGATGAGCTATTAGAAAATGCTGGCAGAAAGATAAGTACAGAAAAATATACAAGTATTTTGTAGTCTTACTTGTAAAATCAGATCCTTTGCAAGTAAATAAGGTGGCATTTCTCCATCTAATACAAACCTGATAGTTGGAGGCACctgaaaataattttgataGATCACATTAagaatatttaaataaaatataaggaaCAAAAAGAATCCTAGAGTTCCTATTATAAATGTAACTATCCTATGGATAGTGCTATTGACATGATACATCCCATATGTCTACCATGCTACGTTTGGATGAAATAATATTCAGATGGCGCGGTATGTAcatcagaataaaaaaaattctactgtCAGCACTCAGAAATCTATCTTGAGTTCTGATTTATAGTGGTCAAAAGCATGCAGCTTGCTACAATGCCATTATTACATTAACATACATAGAACTGACACATCATTCAGATGAACTCACTAACCAATATCTGAACCACTTTTTACTATCAAGGCTGATATTTGAAGGAGTAATCAGAACTTTCTACATACCTTAAGAAGAGCCTTCCCAGTGCCCATCACAAAACCAGCATCAGTGTTTCCAATTCCAGTTGCAAATTGGCCAAAGGCTCCAGCATTGCATGTATGAGAATCAGTACCAAGGAGAACCTAGACAACAACTGGAGCAGGTTAATCCTGTCCTATGAAACCACCAGATTCCTGCATTAGCACATTCACTGGAAATACCTCGCCTGGTCTGCAATGACCCTCTTGAGCAAGAGCAACGTGGCAAACACCCTTGTAGTCTGGATTTGCCTGCAAACAACACAAATtgcagtttatttaaaaaatttcttcaaaatgaACATGAAAACAGGTTTGatacaaaacaaacaagctATCAATTGGAGAAAAGATAATGAAAATGGATCGGCATACTTTGAAATTGCTCAGGTCCTTGATGTCATAGAAGTACTTGATGTTCTGCTCCATACAGAAATCCCTGAGGATATCAACATTTCGGTTTGCTCGCTCATCGCTGGTGAAGATGTAGTGGTCCGGGATGATGACCACCTTCTCTCGGTCCCAAACCTTGGCGTCCTCCCCGAACTCCCGCTTGAAGATCCCGATGGTGCCAGGGCCGCAGACGTCGTGCGTCATCAGCACGTCGACGTCCACCCACACGTTCTCCCCGGGCTCCAAGCTGGCGCGCTCCGACGCCCTCGCCAGGATCTTCTCCGTCATCGTCATGGCGCTCTTCACCTGAAACCGCAAAGAGTCCCATCCTCATCCGCATCCGCACGAGAATCACATCGAGAATAGCAGCCTAGCCTGGGTCGAGAAGCCGTACCGAGCCAGTGGAGGACGGGGCGCGGGGGGCGCGGgcgggcgtggcgacggcgcggacCCTCCCCGAACGCGCCCTCCTCCCACTCACCCtccgctgcagctgctgctgcgacggcgccacggcggcggcggcgagctcgttcTGCGACAAACACCAGCAAGCAAGGGCAAGGGGGTTAGCATCGCGAACCGCTTGGGTGGGGAAGACGGATACCAGAGAGGTAGAGGGGAGTGGGGCGAACCTTGTGGGCGAAGGCGGCAGCCTTCCCAGcgacgggggaggcggcggagatggaggccatggcggcggcggcggcgcgcggtggtggGGGCGGCGAAATGGCGAACACCTGTGGGGTGTGAGGTCAAGGGAGGCACGGGGATTGTATTGTGGCGTCGTGTGTGTGTGTCGCGTCGCGCGTGGGAAAGGCGAGCCACCCGGCCACAGTGCCGCGTGTGGGAGGTGACGTGTGCGATCTCAACCGTTGGATTGAGATCGGACGGCGGTGAGTCGGCTTTTTTGTGGCCAAttcgacctttttttttcttgcatcgATCCGTATGTCGGTATGAACAGAGGAACTGGGCTTCATTCAAGGCCTTCTTTATGGGCTATCGCGAGGCGCCAATGGAATCTTCTAAGAGGCCACTTTGTGTGATCAAATGACAAGCCCATGTCCCCTCAAAAAAAGGGAATATATAATGCAAGGTCATCaaattagatttaaaaaaatCCTGAATTCGTAGTTTTCAATTTAACCCTATGATAATTGACATATTTTTACTGAAAAGTTGTTTACAAATACTTGACATTGCACGAAATACTTTCGGTTTTACCCCTAtgataaattatattatatccACTAAAGTTCGTTTATAACATGCTCACCCACTTGCTACCAAAactgctactacctccgtttttgactttggtcaaagacaaattgttttaaatttaactaagtttgtagaaaaaataataacattttcaactcatgacaaatttattatgaaaatatattcaattattgatttaatgaaactaatttcgtattataaatattattatatttgtcaaaaacttagtcaaactagaagcagtttgactttaaccaaaatcaaaatatcttataacttAAATAATATCCTAGAACTAAATAGTAGTCTGTACTACTTCAAAGAAAatagtggtggtggcggtgactcTGCCACCCACCTATTCTTATTGTAGTTTTAAAAATTACTCCTTGAACTTTTTCATATAAATGGGTAACCAAATATGAAGTAATATCAAGGTGAATATTCCGAATAGCAAAACACTAAGTACcacatttcataaaaaaaatattttagataatagtatactactaatatatgttttatttgtagCAAAGTACGGACGTTTATAATTTCTAGTTTTTGTGTGTATGGCCAAAAGTGTCAGTAAAAATAAGAAGGAAGTAGTACAACGTTCTTCCTTCGTACAAGCTTTTAATGTTTTTCATAATAAACATCTGGTGATGGAATAACTTGTTACAGAAGCTGACACCAAACAACTCTACATGTCGAATAGGCAGAGGTTGGAGATAAAATGGTGTATAAAATTTTCTTGTTctttatttctaaaaaatacCCTATAGAAATATTACTGTATTTGCACAAATATATTAGTTAGATTACTTCATGCATATTCTTGAGATAGACTTTATGCATATCCTACATCTCTCTCCTTAAAGTACTAGCTGTTAGTAGTAGGAAAATAACAACTAAACTTTAAAGGAGAGGTAATTTAAAGTGATCAAATAAAAAACATTAGATTTAGAGGCCGATTTGGACGGATCACATCTCTAAACTTATCATCATGGCGACAATACCACGCAATCAATATAATTACCAtcgtaaaatattttaataccGTTAATACTACATCACACCAACTAAAGTTGTATTGTATATTGTTGCGCTAGATCGCACATATCCATAATTCTTTTAAAAACAGCGGGCTGCACTTTGTCCTATATACCATATCATATAAGTCAAAATGTGCCcccaaataaaaaactaattcaGTCAAATTATGTCTCCATAACTACGATATATCTTATTGTGTgctaaataatataatatagccaCAATAAAATGGCCCCAAATGCATGTGAACACTTTGGAAATCGTAGTTATATTATAAGTAAGTGCTTCTACACTCTTCCCagataaattataaattaataagGCATATACGCATTGGAGAGTATATTTAAATATACATAATATGGTAGACTAAATTGGTCACGTATTTTGTGGTTAAAATACAACTCAATTATTACAGTTTTTTCATTTGATTTATTCCTTGAAAGAGTGTGCTGCGAACTTAATTTGCTGAattcctttttatatttttttgtcaagACATCATGCACGGCATGTTTGTTTCAAACCTTTGATAGAAATTAGTAGAAATTTAAATGAAATGCTATAGTTCTTGCACAAATCCTAGGATTTTCCTCAGTGTACAGGACTAAAATTCCACCTCAATACAAGAATAAATTCTCACGGGGAGTCTTGCTCTGAGTTGACTTGGGGTTGACTCATTACTCTCCTTTTCCTTCTGTATGAATGCATTGGTCAGTGTTCTGCAGACAAAGCACCTGATACAACGGCATTAGTAGTTTTCTTCAGCTTAATCCGCCTCCTTTCTGAGACCACTGGAGTTGATTAGGGTAGAACAGTTGAAAGTTTTGTGTGAGAATTGAATCATGGTCCCTTTATCTTATATTTAAAAAGTGGTTGAAATACGGTTATTCACTTGTGGTATCATGTAATGGCTTACCACTTGTGCTAAAGCTGGTTTGTCATGTACTGACCTTTCTTGTGCAAAGCTGAATTATATAGAGTATTTATTACAAGGTGTTATCATCGATCTAGGCTaatcaaaataataatatagatCATCATATCCAACTGCCACAATGGTATATTTAATGGTCAAAACCGAGTAGTACTTGACTTTAGCCAGTTGATAACATGGTCGAAACTGAATATGAAAACGAAATAATGTTAACTATGTCTGTAATGTTTATCATCTGAGAATATTATCGTTTTGtgagacatatttttttttgttatactATGGACGGGTAAGTGCGTAGTTACCTCATAAGATCATGGTTAATTTTCTACAGCTATATAACAAATCGTTTCATATTTTTTAGTTCTGACAAGAAGTAGTCAATAGTGGGCAAGAGGCCCTTTTCCACTGATTAAATTTCAATAGAAAATTTGTACAtttttagtttaaaactttaaagTCATACTTTTGCTTTCCACGTCTTTCCTTTGGGCTCATTTCTTAATGCCTCCATCGTGAAGGAGATTAGAAAAATTGCCTTCGAAAaagaaataacaatataaaataCTCTTTTGTAAAAAGACACCTGAATACTCTGCAATTTCAGGAAGGCCTGGCATGACGACTGCTGAGAATtaggattcaaatttttttttctgatccaTATTATATTGAGTTAGGTTTAATATATAAAAGGAATTAAAAGAAGAAATTAACTACATGTACGTCTGCTATTACATCAGCCATGTCCAAATATACATTTAAACAATTTTACTAGTAATGTTTTTGAGAGGTAATTTAGAGTACATTCCTCTTAGGAAAATGATTTACGAATATCCTTATTTACTAACATATAAAcaatttacatttttttctaaagCAAGCAATGTGTTAATTGCTTCTAAATATGGTTATTATTGATGATCAAATATTTCATCTCAAACAGACGCGTACGCTATTTTTCTCATACCGTCTTTTCCGGATGTTACAACTTTTTTACGTTACAGGTTTATAATTTGAGTAGACACATCCCATGTAGCATTTTGACCATGTACAACGAATATATCACAAAGTACTTATATGCCATATTGtggattttaattttaattgctttctgaaaatattttgaaatatcgATAGCCAAATATGCATAGTAAAATCTTTGTAACAAAACTATAC
This region includes:
- the LOC127761712 gene encoding protein LPA2, giving the protein MAAACSSAAFLAYPGSLGAGPRPLRLFRAFAAASSSGSGSKKKARKSKGAGNKGEASDGGGGKGKEKALEPPPSVIRRAPAGSASVFQQPEPGFTPGGGGGGKGPTEEERRQRQANENAFLLAWLGLGLIILAEGLALAASGFLPEEWDSFFVKFLYPSFTPTVILFLGGTVGYGVFKYFEGEKSNS
- the LOC127764076 gene encoding 3-isopropylmalate dehydratase large subunit, chloroplastic — protein: MASISAASPVAGKAAAFAHKNELAAAAVAPSQQQLQRRVSGRRARSGRVRAVATPARAPRAPSSTGSVKSAMTMTEKILARASERASLEPGENVWVDVDVLMTHDVCGPGTIGIFKREFGEDAKVWDREKVVIIPDHYIFTSDERANRNVDILRDFCMEQNIKYFYDIKDLSNFKANPDYKGVCHVALAQEGHCRPGEVLLGTDSHTCNAGAFGQFATGIGNTDAGFVMGTGKALLKVPPTIRFVLDGEMPPYLLAKDLILQIIGEISVSGATYKSMEFVGSTVESLNMEERMTLCNMVIEAGGKNGVVPADQTTFNYLEGKTSVEYEPVYSDAQARFVSDYRFDVSKLEPVVAKPHSPDNRALARECKDVKIDRVYIGSCTGGKTEDFFAAAKVFLASGKKVKVPTFLVPATQKVWMDIYSIPVPGAGGKTCSQIFEEAGCDTPASPSCGACLGGPRDTYARMNEPMVCVSTTNRNFPGRMGHKEGQIYLASPFTAAASALTGYVTDPRDFLM